One Alteromonas sp. KC3 DNA segment encodes these proteins:
- the queG gene encoding tRNA epoxyqueuosine(34) reductase QueG: MSAINSIDLVELTNNIKAWGVALGFQQVGISDIDLHQHEAHLQAWLDAGYHGDMTFMESHGMKRARPDELVPGTLRVISVRMNYLPPDASFAKHLNSPDIGYISRYALGRDYHKVLRKRLKQLGEKITNALSDTQYRPFVDSAPVLEHAIAEKAGIGWTGKHSLTLNKDAGSWFFLGELFINLPLPVDTPVEENCGTCTACMTICPTNAIVAPYKVDARRCISYLTIESDSDIPEALRSSMGNRIYGCDDCQLICPWNRFSDITTEEDFHPRQVLHGKSLNTLFSWSEETFLANTEGSPIRRIGYEKWQRNIAVALGNAPFNEMSIQLLIQRRGMVSDLVDRHIDWALAQQQAKASSETDATRQQKRLIRAIEKGLPRDA, from the coding sequence ATGTCCGCAATTAATTCCATCGACCTCGTTGAATTAACAAACAATATCAAGGCTTGGGGTGTAGCGCTAGGCTTTCAGCAAGTTGGTATCAGTGATATTGATCTGCATCAGCACGAGGCCCATTTACAAGCGTGGTTAGACGCAGGCTATCACGGTGACATGACATTCATGGAAAGTCATGGAATGAAACGCGCGCGACCTGACGAACTGGTTCCTGGAACCTTGCGCGTAATCAGCGTAAGAATGAATTACCTTCCGCCTGATGCCTCTTTCGCTAAGCATTTGAATAGTCCTGACATCGGCTACATCAGCCGCTACGCGCTTGGTCGCGACTACCATAAAGTGCTACGCAAAAGGCTCAAGCAACTGGGCGAAAAAATCACCAACGCATTATCTGATACTCAGTATAGGCCTTTTGTAGACTCAGCCCCCGTTCTTGAGCACGCTATTGCTGAAAAAGCAGGCATCGGCTGGACAGGAAAGCACAGCCTGACACTTAACAAAGATGCAGGCTCTTGGTTCTTTTTGGGGGAGCTTTTCATCAACTTGCCGCTGCCCGTAGATACCCCTGTTGAAGAAAATTGTGGTACGTGCACGGCCTGCATGACAATCTGCCCAACCAACGCGATTGTTGCGCCTTATAAAGTAGACGCTAGGCGCTGTATTTCCTATTTAACGATAGAGTCAGATAGCGACATTCCCGAAGCACTCAGGTCGAGTATGGGTAATAGGATTTACGGGTGTGACGATTGCCAATTAATTTGTCCGTGGAACCGTTTTAGCGATATTACCACTGAAGAAGATTTCCACCCTCGCCAAGTTCTTCATGGAAAGTCCTTAAATACGCTATTTAGTTGGTCAGAAGAAACGTTTTTGGCTAATACAGAAGGCTCACCTATCAGACGCATAGGCTACGAAAAATGGCAACGAAATATTGCGGTAGCTCTAGGTAATGCCCCTTTTAATGAAATGAGCATACAACTTTTAATACAACGTCGGGGTATGGTAAGTGATTTAGTAGACCGGCATATTGACTGGGCGCTCGCACAGCAACAAGCAAAAGCCAGTAGCGAGACAGATGCGACCCGTCAGCAAAAACGTTTAATAAGAGCGATTGAAAAGGGGTTACCTCGCGACGCTTAA
- the hemE gene encoding uroporphyrinogen decarboxylase, translating to MSQNIPSVDKPALKNDRYLRALLKQPVDMTPVWMMRQAGRYLPEYKATRAVAGDFMSLCKNAELACEVTLQPLRRYPLDAAILFSDILTIPDAMGLGLYFETGEGPRFKNPITCKADVDKIGLPDPEGELQYVMNAVRTIRRELKGEVPLIGFSGSPWTLATYMVEGGSSKAFTKIKKMAFAEPATLHALLAKLADSVTEYLNAQIAAGAQSVMVFDTWGGVLSPRDYKEFSLQYMERIVNGLTRESEGRKVPVTLFTKNGGMWLESIAATGCDAVGLDWTIDIKEARARIGDKVALQGNMDPSMLYAPAARIEEEVGSILAGYGEGTGHVFNLGHGIHLDVPPENAGVFVNAVHKLSQQYHK from the coding sequence ATGTCGCAAAATATTCCCAGTGTTGATAAACCCGCGTTGAAGAACGATCGTTATTTACGTGCGTTACTTAAACAGCCGGTTGACATGACACCCGTATGGATGATGCGACAGGCTGGACGTTACTTGCCAGAGTATAAAGCGACACGCGCAGTTGCAGGTGACTTTATGTCTTTATGCAAAAATGCTGAATTAGCTTGCGAAGTGACACTGCAACCACTGCGTCGTTATCCCCTTGATGCCGCCATTTTGTTTTCAGATATTCTTACAATCCCTGATGCTATGGGGCTAGGGTTATATTTTGAAACTGGCGAAGGTCCTCGTTTTAAAAACCCGATTACGTGTAAAGCAGACGTAGATAAAATTGGTTTGCCCGATCCAGAGGGTGAATTGCAATATGTGATGAATGCTGTTCGTACTATTCGTCGAGAACTAAAAGGTGAAGTACCGCTAATCGGTTTTTCTGGTAGTCCGTGGACGTTGGCGACCTATATGGTTGAAGGCGGTTCAAGCAAAGCGTTTACCAAAATCAAGAAAATGGCTTTTGCGGAGCCAGCAACCCTTCATGCGCTTCTTGCAAAACTTGCTGACTCAGTTACTGAATACCTTAACGCGCAAATTGCAGCTGGCGCGCAGTCTGTAATGGTATTTGACACGTGGGGTGGTGTGCTATCACCGCGTGACTACAAAGAATTTTCTTTGCAATACATGGAACGCATTGTAAATGGTCTTACACGCGAAAGCGAAGGGCGTAAAGTGCCAGTAACCTTGTTTACCAAAAACGGTGGAATGTGGCTTGAATCTATTGCTGCAACAGGTTGTGACGCGGTTGGCCTTGACTGGACAATCGATATTAAAGAAGCCCGCGCACGTATTGGCGATAAAGTGGCTTTGCAGGGCAATATGGACCCGTCAATGCTTTACGCACCTGCAGCTCGAATTGAAGAAGAAGTAGGCTCTATCTTAGCGGGTTATGGAGAAGGTACTGGGCATGTCTTTAACTTAGGACACGGTATCCACCTTGACGTTCCGCCAGAAAACGCCGGTGTATTTGTCAATGCAGTTCACAAATTAAGCCAGCAGTACCACAAATAA
- the nudC gene encoding NAD(+) diphosphatase — MMIRQDESRLKTQKAMWVVFSRGKLVVDAKSQMLPVAHLTELPFLSSYIDDIHQLPPLNESAHQELPVFVVDMGAEHLEAAEWERVSLRQLLVSAQDIAFSVIGRAWQYTHFLRTHQFCGQCGAKAERVDWEMAMHCHRCQHRSYPRVSPCVIVSIHNNEQILLAKGVRHKEANMYSTLAGFVESGESLEEAVHREIFEEVGVKVKNLRYFNSQPWPFPHSLMVGFIAEYAGGEIRCQENEIDDAQWFDIDRLPNIPPKVSIAGQLIAETVSLIGNK, encoded by the coding sequence ATGATGATACGACAGGACGAAAGCCGTTTAAAAACGCAAAAAGCAATGTGGGTGGTTTTCAGCCGTGGAAAGTTAGTGGTTGATGCAAAGTCACAAATGCTCCCTGTAGCCCACTTGACGGAACTACCGTTTTTGTCGTCTTACATTGATGATATTCATCAGCTTCCCCCGTTGAACGAGAGTGCGCATCAGGAGTTACCTGTTTTTGTAGTCGATATGGGGGCTGAGCATTTAGAGGCTGCAGAGTGGGAGCGTGTTTCCCTAAGACAGTTGCTGGTTAGTGCACAGGATATTGCTTTTTCAGTCATTGGAAGGGCTTGGCAGTACACGCATTTCCTACGTACTCATCAATTTTGTGGTCAATGTGGCGCGAAAGCAGAACGTGTTGATTGGGAAATGGCAATGCACTGTCACCGTTGTCAGCATCGCAGCTACCCACGCGTGTCGCCTTGTGTGATTGTATCTATCCACAATAACGAACAAATCTTATTGGCAAAAGGCGTACGCCATAAAGAAGCCAATATGTATTCAACACTAGCGGGATTTGTCGAAAGTGGCGAGAGCCTTGAAGAAGCAGTCCATCGAGAGATTTTTGAAGAAGTTGGCGTAAAGGTAAAAAACTTGCGTTACTTTAACAGTCAGCCTTGGCCGTTTCCCCATTCACTCATGGTTGGCTTTATTGCTGAATACGCAGGGGGAGAGATTCGCTGTCAGGAAAATGAAATAGACGACGCACAGTGGTTTGATATTGATAGGTTGCCAAATATTCCACCTAAAGTGTCGATTGCAGGCCAACTCATTGCAGAAACGGTGTCGCTAATTGGCAACAAATAA